In Malus sylvestris chromosome 2, drMalSylv7.2, whole genome shotgun sequence, the genomic stretch AGTGATTCAGTAAGAAAAATTGTAGTACTCAACGAGAGGATGAGATTGGTACCTTGCACGACGACTAACTctccgtggtttggccgaaaaaggCCTCGAAAGTGGCGGTACTCGCGCGATAAATTTGGAAAAGCTACCCCGAGCTATTTTATGCGATTCAAACGTATACACAACTTAAAACAAGCTTTGATCTAACCCTAAAACACAACCCAAGGGTTTTTAGAAGCTTACCAACGTTGGAAAATTACGAAACTCGTCGGAAAAGACGATGAACAGTACCGGCCGAATGGAAGAGAAGGGTTTGGGGTGTTCTTTCTTCGAATCTTAGTTCACAggggtgatggtgatggtgtttAGTTGTTGTTATGTGAGTTTGATGGCGAGGGATGTGAGGGTTTGCAGAGAGAGAGGGTACGGGTGAGGGAGAGatggaaaaagagagaaaatgatgggagagagagagtttaagcTGAGAGGGCTCGGGGGAAGGGAGAGGTAGGGAAAGAGTGGGAACTTGCCACGTGGCAATCTGTGATAGGTGGATAAGTTGATAGAAAAATCTGAAAAGGTGATCCGGATTGGGTGAGGTTTGGAGGACCAAAGTGTAACTTTCAAAAACATTGGGGGTAAATAATGaatttgtaattaaatttaGGGTAGAGtttaacattttaacacacatatcccaccatttatatTGGGACACATGATGTACTACCTCGTATGACGGTCACATTAAAAAATCCCTCAAGCTTTACTCATCCCAATGCAGTTTTTAGTAATCCAATACTTGGGTTGAATAATTTAAATGTTCATCCAAATTACACTCCTAATTAAGAAGTGGATATGTATAaaagagattatattcacactcAAAACTACTTTTTCcatattcttttaatttttaataatttctaCACATTACTAACacttgataaaaaataataaaaaattaaaaaaatgtgggGATGAGATGTGTGAATATGATCTCGAAATGTATAAATAGTAGAGATTCAATAACTCTCTTATCTAAACATTGCATTGCCACAGAAGAATACCAAATTGTAGGCCAAAATTGCTGGCATCCGATTCCACAATGATACTGCCAAGACCCAAACCCGCGACAAGCTCACACCCCTTCACCAATGCCAAAGCCTCCGCGGAAGCAACACTAGGAGCAGAGATATGCTCCCGCCTGGCAGCCACAAACAGCCCCCCATCTGTCCTGATCACAACCCCAACGAAAcccgacgaagaagaagaagaccagCTAGCATCAACATTTACCTTAAAGAAATGGAGGGGAGGAGGAGTCCATCTAGCTTCCGGACCAACCTGAGGCAGCGCAACAGACGAAGCAAGATCTGGTGCACTCTTCGCTTCAAAAAAGAGCCGGCGAGCAGAACGAATGGCCATAAGAATTTGATGAGGGTTGAGAGTAACATGCTGGAACAAAAAATTACAGCGGGCTATCCAAATATGCCAACAGGAAAAAGCAATATAAGAAATAATCTCACTTCGCTCCTCCTTTGATCCATAACGACGAGAAGCAACGGAAAGGAACCAATTTAACCAAGAAGAGATTGAAGATCTATCAATTCTGAGATTTAGCATACCTCCAAACCAAATAGGCTCCACCCAAGGACACAACAAGAGAAGGTGCTCCAGAGATTCTGCTTTAACGACGTCGTTAGAGACGGGCAGATGGGAGGCTTTTCCCACCTTAGCTATTGCTAAACGTTTGGGAGAGTCCTTTCAGGACTGTCGCTGGACTTGGGTTCCAAGATCAGCAAATAAAGCGGCGGATCTGTTGGCGTCGCGTACCTGTACGGAGATGTGCAATTTATGTTGGGTCAACCGACCCCCATCTTCGTTGGTTCATGTCCTTGATAAAGACTGCTTGCCTTGTCCCCATTGAGCTGTTGGGCTGTTAGGGACGACAGTGGATCTTGGTGATACTGTCTGTTTTTTCATCCCCTTTTTTGCttggtttgatttttggttCCTGTTGGCCTTCCTGATGGCCTTTTGTGTTCTCTGTGGCATCTGTGCCCTGGTTCTCCTTCccttaatgaagttttgaaccttgtttttcaaaaaaaaaaattgctggcATCCAATCATTGGAAGAGACATCTCATCAAACATCAATACACAGTACAAATTCAGAATCAAAGAGAGAATAAACATTAATTTATCCCCACTTTTTTTATTTAGCGGTAAACAAAACACAACATTTCCTTTGAGTCTTCACATGAGCCTAATATAATAATCTCcacaatattattattatatttctttttcgttaattaaattaaaacttgTTTAAATAAGTCACATGTCGCGCACAAGAGACTGAATCAAAGAGCAAATATGAAAGTACCAAATGTAAAAATTATAGCAATAGttcttcatctttaatattctttaattttaatctaATTGAAGCAATAATCCTTAAATTTTAACATCGTTGTAGTACTAGTTATTCCAATATgacttattttaatatatgttatgacgaaatttgtaaaaatgacCATAACTATTGTTTTGATAGATTAAATGACCAATGATCACAGATTATTTAGGTTAATATTAAGAGACCATTACCTTAAATTTTCTTAATTCCTTAGTAATCCTCacccaattaaaataataattaattaaataaaaaacaaatatttgaaATGCCAAATTTACAAAGGAAGCAAAACGAGGATCAGGAGAGCTTCTCTCGAATCAGAGTACGTCGCTCTTCTGGAATTTCACTGGCAAAAAAAGCCCCCGCGTTGCGGCGTTGAAAGGGCGTCGGATATCAATTTGGGGGTCTGCTGGTGATGGGCGATGAGAAGTCCTCGTCTTCGAACGTAATGGCGAGCAGAGACAGGGAACCGCGAGATCGTAAGCTTCTCATTCCGCTGGCGGACTCCGGCGACGAAGATGCATTGTCCAAACCCTCctcgtcttcctcctcctcccacCACACCGGCCGCGAGGTGAGTCTCGATTTCTGTTtcaaatttcattgctttgtgTGTGGtgttgtgtttggttgctgagaaaatggagGAAAATTCGAGAGAAAGGCTGTAATTTTTTGCATAGGTTGCGAATTGAAGTTAATGTATTTGTGTTAATTGGGAGCAAACTCAGATTTGGGTCTTGTTttgtatttcaaattttcatcagTTTATTTGGACTTGTAATGTGCTAACATGGATTATCGGCATTAATTTCTGTTCAtggtttgaaatttgggtgTGAGTGTAGCTCTATTTCGCTGCTCGAGCTTCCGAGTAATGTGATAAGGAGATCAAACAACTGATTCGGGTATATATAGGCATTTCAACGAGAAATCTGGTGACATCGTTGAGTTTTACTTTTAGTCAGTTTAAGGGTGTTGGTGCTGCATTATACTACCGATACGCGTGTAAAAATTTGTCTCGTAAGTCAGCAGTAATTTATCAAGAAACGGTTACAGTGTGTCAAAGTTTGTTACTTTTTGGTGGCCTAAGTTGGGGCATAAGTTTTCCGATGCTTTGAGTGTTTGTGCTCCTTTTTCTTAATCTTCGTAACAATCATTCTGATCTCTTTTTATCTCTGTGCAGACGTTTTCCAAAGTTGTTAGAAGTTGGGCATCAAAAAAGTTCATGACAGGATGGTGGGCATTTCTTTCTTCTGGCTCCTATTTCGTTCAAATCATGTTCATATGCAATACTATTTTCTGTTTGATACTGTGTGTGTAAGCCATCAATTCTATGTTGTGGGGAGGGTCACATATCTTTAAAGTTGGTGGATTTCTGATTATTCTTAAGATTTAGAGTTGAAAGATGGAATGCCTTAGTAGTGATAGGAACTTAAACTTAGATTGTTGGCATGTATTTATAatctatttttctctctttctgaaAGTAGAAGTATATCATTTGTTTGAACTCTAGGAGTTTTATTACAGGCAAAGGAATAGTTGGATACGATAAAGAACTAGCCTCTTGCCAGgtgaattcaagaaatgtacaACTTAGCTTATTACAAGTTTTAGACTGAGCCCATTTCATGTAATTTTACGCTATCATGTCATATGTGTGtggatttttcttgttttatgtttggttgatgagaaaatagataaagagaaagaaaattgtGGTCTttcctttgtgttttttttttatccgatAGCTTGGGTAAGAGACGTTGCTAGAAGCAGAGTGGAGGATTTTGGGAGGAATTTGAGTAGTTGGCGGCTTTTGAAAATTTGGCTTACAGACGGCCACAGTGAGGTAGCAGCTGTGGAGTACTCTCATATCCCGGCAGTCCCCAATGACATCGTTCCTGGAACTAAGGACTTTCTGTTACTTGATGCTTGCTCAATGCTCATCTGGTGTTTTATATGTAAATAAATTGGAGATTTCTTTGATAGATCACTTTTTGGATTTTGAATATGATCAGTTTAGTACTCAAACTAGTATGAAATTGAGCTAGATTATGGAAAACAATGGCAAATAGGATAATACCATATTAAGAAACTAACACTTTCGTAGAACTTATTGATGAACACTGCACTGGAAGACCCCgacaaattttttaattttgacaaTTATTAAGTGGAACACCATTATGCACTAGATATAAGTATTTTTCCATGGAACTCAATATGAATTTCACAAGAAGTTTTAGGTGTCTCTCTAATCCCACTTTCGTAAGTGATCCAGGGAAAACCGGTGCATGGATAGAAGTCGCATTTTGAGCTAACTGAGCATCTTTTGTTTGTCCTACTTCTTGATTGGCAGGTCTGTTTGAAAGGTAATGGAATAGTATGTTTGAGTCCTAAAGTCGTGACTGTGTTAGGAGGTGTTGTTCAATCAATTTACAAAGCattgtacaacaacaacaacaacaacaacaacaaagccttttcccactaagtggggtcggctatatgaatcctagaacgccattgcgctcggttttgtgtcatgtccttcgttagatccaagtactctaagtcttttcttagagtctcttccaaagttttcctaggtcttcctgtaccccttcggccctgaacctctatcccgtagtcacatcttcgaaccggagcgtcagtcggccttctttgcacatgtccaaatcaccggagccgattttctctcatctttcctacaatttcggctactactactttacctcagatatcctcattcccaatcttatcctttctcgtgtgcccacacatcccacgaagcatcctcatctccgctacacccattttttgtacgtgttgatgcttcaccgcccaacattctgtgccatacaacatcgctgaccttattgccgtcctataaaattttcccttgagcttcagtggcctacgacggtcacacaacacgccggatgcattcttacacttcatccatccagctcgtattctatggttgagatctccatctaattctccgttctcttgcaagatagatcctaggtagcgaaaacggttgctttttgtgatcttcgctagattgctccggtcattagtgtggataagtatataaatggatagagataggaaagcaaacacaagatgtacgtggttcacccagattggctacgtccacggaatagaagagttctcattaattgtgaagggtttacacaagtacataggttcaagctctcctttagtgagtacaagtgaatgatttagtacaaatgacattaggaaatattgtgggagaattatctcgtaatcacgaaacttctaagtatcggagtgtggtgtcgtcttgacttgccttatctgtttcataggtagatgtggcatcttctctggaagtactcttcctccatccaggggtggtatctttaactggtggagatgcacaaggtaatgtatcaatttcacttgaagcttacttgtagtttcaggcttggtcaagcgcgatacaaaccatgtagtaggagtctcccaagtcgccgagctagggggtctgctgaaagaggtgacagacaaggtaagcaatcagagctccgactgattgttcaccttctccccatcttgcagcagcatgaaggataaagagaagaaaaatgagaagagaaatgagaagagatgatatgagatacttttgcttttgaagaagtaactttccacagtcttattcttgaactgagctggagggttttctggtttcctccagagtataaggccgactgaagaatttgagggtcaaaacaagtccatcaaatctagagtacgttccaccctgataggggatacttttgcttttgacagagtaatggatgtatcggcacgtgtgctgttacgcttgtctccacatgcttccttgtatccttcgcacttgacCTATCTGTTCTtcaagcagatgcggatgcTTCCctagaaacataagatgttgaagatgagtactcgagagcaatgccaggtaagtaatcaggtaaggggttccaggcagtcagttcctggctggaagcttgattccaagtgctgactgattgctctctttctccttgtcttgcaggtaaaaacaaggccaaatgaaaagacagggaaaaagcatgatatgggatactcttgcttttaaccctgatgatatgagatattcttgctctagtatagcttgtttgcagaggtattatcggggggaaagaaaactgaatatttcgaaaggcttcgttgggagtgccctctcagatatgatgaagggttgaacatttttgcaggtatgcctgtccgttggggatggaggtcgacatatataggagtctccctaacaacaagtagtaatgttattcctttaccctgcttggtcatagcacggtagtgggagctgccagtttcacatgttttaactctgtcagagcactttgaaaaagtggtctgtggtatctagctctcgagattcggagaacgatgccacttcgatttttgagaaagcaatcatgctgggggtctggctctcgagattcagagagcagtgtctcttcgatttttgaggaagtaatcatgttgggagtctggctctcgagattcggagggcggtgcttcttcgattttggagcaagcaatcttgttgggagtgttgtctcgaatgtgagtaaaggttaggcatgtttgctagtctaccttgccatgaagcacaaaggttgacacacagggactttccaattatccagcaatggtactgttcctttactctttcgtcgattttgagaaagtagtcatgttgggagtctggctctcgagattcggaggacggtgcctcttcgattttggagcaagcaatcttgttgggagtgttttctcgaatgtgagtaaaggttgggcatgtttgctagtctaccttgccacgaagcatagaggttgacacacagggactttctaattatccagcagtggtactgttcatttacccttgtgggtaataatatggtagctagaccttcaaaatttatgtgtctaaactttgttagtgctgtttctttgctattcttttaactttcttggtcagagcgatgtagtgggagctgcaagcttcacgtgctcaactttggcagagaactttggcaaagttatctgtggtacccatgagctattgttgcgtgtgggaagtgggtgattgaacagtaagattcatgtgctttctacttcaccagaagtcttcgacagaatgcccataatttctgcaaagctgagtgtgcgtgtgacaggtgctgacaatgctagaaaagtaggtgcctcttcgatttctgagatcggccctcgtggtctctgagcagcccagcttttgagaaagcgagcgcctcttcgattgattcggagaacgatgcctcatcgatttttgagaaagcaatcatgctgggggtctggctctcgaagattcggggagcagtgtctcttcgatttttgagaaagtaatcatgttgggagtctggctctcgagattcggagggcggtgcctcttcgattttggagcaagcaatcttgttgggagtgttttctcgaatgtgagtaaaagttgggcatgtttgctagtctaccttgccacgaagcacagaggttgacacacagggactttccaattatccagcaatggtactgttcctttatcctctcttcgatttttaagaaagtagtcatgttgggagtctggctctcgagattcggaggacggtgcctcttcgattttggagcaagcaatcttattgggagtgttttctcgaatgtgagtaaaggttgggcatgtttgctagtctaccttgccacgaagcacagaggttgacacacagggactttccaattatccagcagtggtattgttcctttacccttgtgggtaataatatggtagctagaccttcaaaatttatgggtctaaactttgttagtgctgtttctttgctattcttttacccttattggtcagagcgatgtagtgggagctgcaagcttcacgtgctcaactttggcaaagaactttggcaaagttatctgtggtacccatgagctattgttgcgtgtgggaagtgggtgattgaacagtaagattcatgtgttttctacttccccagaagtcttcgacagaatgcccataatttccgcaaagctgagtgtgcgtgtgacaggttctgacaaggctggaaaagtaggtgcctcttcgatttctgagatcggccctcgtggtctctggggagcccagcttttgagaaagcgagcgcctcttcgatttctgagatcggccttcgtggtctttgagcagcccaacttttgagaaagcaaacgcctcttcgatttctgagcaggcgcctcttcgatttctgaagctccgtcgagtgcagatttttataggggctggcattaagttccaaagcacacttgaatctccaccagtagaagcttcattcttgcacttctaagatcttgatttgtccgacctcttctctcttcaacacctttgaaaatgtctggcccttccgaccgtcgttttgacttgaaccttgttgaagaggcagccccgccttctccagacaacatatggcgcccatccttcgtctcccctactggtcttcttaccgttggggattccgtgatgaagaatgatatgaccgctgcggtggtggccaggaaccttctcactcccaaagataacatactactttccaaacggtctgatgagttagctgttaaggattcgctggctctcagtgttcagtgtgcaggttctgtgtctaatatggcccaacgcctatttgctcgaacccgccaagttgaatcattggcggctgaagttatgagtctcaaacaggagattagagggctcaagcatgagaataaacagttgcaccggctcgcacatgactatgctacaaacatgaagaggaagcttgaccagatgaaggaaactgatggttaggttttacttgatcatcagagatttgtgggtttgttccaaaggcatttattgccttcgtcttctggggctgtaccgcgtaatgaagctccaaatgatcaacctctgatgccttctccttctagggttctgtccagtactgaggctccaaatgatccccctccggtgccttctctttctggggctctaccgactgctgagacttctcctaagcaacctttgtgaaggctccctcttgtgtgtttattttgactcatgtatatgtacatatttgtagcttatcggggatatcaataaataagctttccttcatttcaacgtattgtgttaaatacaccaaagccttcttcgctaagttctttgaattttcttttgttgaagctttctgagtggagcatgtaggttggggtagtgttcccttaattttccgagtgaggaaaacttctcggttggagacttggaaaatccaagtcactgagtgggatcggctatatcaatcttagaacgccattgtgctcgatcccgtgtcatgtccttcgttagatccaagtactctaagtcttttcttagagtctcttccaaagttttcctaggtcttcctctaccccttcggccctgaacctctgtcccatagtcgcatcttctaatcggagcgtcagtaggccttctttgcacatgtccaaaccaccgtaaccgattttctctcatctttccttcaatttcggctactcatactttaccccggatatcctcattcctaatcttatcctttctcgtgtgcccacacatccaacgaagcatcctcatctccgctacacctattttgtgtacgtgttgatgtttcaccgcccaacattctgtgccatatagcatcgccggccttattgccgtcctataaaattttcccttgagcttcagtggcatacggcggtcacataacacgccggatgcactcttccacttcatccatccagcttgtattttatggttgagatctccatctaattctccgttcttttgcaagatagatcctaggtaacgaaaacgatcgctctttggtatttcttgatctccgatcctcacccctaactcgttttggcctccatttgcactgaacttgcactccatatattctgtctttgatcggcttaggcgaagacctttagattccaacacttctctccaaaggttaagctttgcatttaccccttcttgagtttcatctatcaacactatatcgtctgcgaaaagcatacactaaggaatatcatcttgaatatgtcctgttaactcatcaattaccaacgcaaaaaggtaaggacttaaggatgagccttgatgtaatcctacagttatgggaaagctttcggtttgtccttcatgagttcttacggcagtctttgctccttcatacatatcctttatagcttggatatatgttactcgtactcctttcttctctaaaatcctccaaagaatgtctcttgggaccctatcatacgttttttccaaatctataaagaccatgtgtaaatcctttttcccatctctatatctttccatcaatcttcgtaagagatagattgcctccatggttgagcgccctggcatgaacccgaattggttgtccgaaacccgtgtctcttgcctcaatttaTGCTctatgactctctcccagagcttcattgtatgactcattagcttaatacccctatagttcatgcaattttgtacgtcgcccttattcttgtagataggcaccaaagtgctcgttcgccactcatttggcatcttcttcgttttcaaaatcctattgaaaaggtcagtgagccatgttatacatgtctctcccaaaagtttccacacttcgattggtatatcgtctgggcctattgcttttttatgcttcatcttcttcaaagctacaaccacttcttccttccgaattcgacgataaaaagagtagtttctacactcttctgagttactcaactcccctaaagaagcactcatttcatgtccttcattgaaaagattatgaaaataacctctccatctgtctttaaccgcgttctctgtagcaagaacctttccatcctcatccttgatgcacctcacttggtttaggtcccttgtcttcttttcccttgctctagatagtttatagatacccaactctccttctttggtatctagtcgtttatacatatcgtcgtaagccgctaacttagcttctctgacagctttcttcgcctcttgcttcgcttttctatacctttcaccattttcatcggtcctctccttgtataaggctttacaacattccttcttagccttcacctttgtttgtacctcctcattccaccaccaagattccttttggtgtggggcaaagcccttggactctcctaatacctcttttgctacttttcggatacaactagccatggaataccacatttggctagcttccccctctctatcccacacacattgggtgattaccttctctttgaaaatgacttgtttttcttcttttagattccaccatctagtccttgagcacttccaagtcttgttcttttgtcttactcttttgatatgtacatccatcaccaacaagcgatgttgattagccacgctctctcctggtataactttgcaatccttacaagttatacg encodes the following:
- the LOC126594289 gene encoding protein CONTINUOUS VASCULAR RING 1-like isoform X2 gives rise to the protein MGDEKSSSSNVMASRDREPRDRKLLIPLADSGDEDALSKPSSSSSSSHHTGRETFSKVVRSWASKKFMTGWQRNSWIR
- the LOC126594289 gene encoding protein CONTINUOUS VASCULAR RING 1-like isoform X3, producing MGDEKSSSSNVMASRDREPRDRKLLIPLADSGDEDALSKPSSSSSSSHHTGRETFSKVVRSWASKKFMTGCLGKRRC
- the LOC126594289 gene encoding protein CONTINUOUS VASCULAR RING 1-like isoform X1, giving the protein MGDEKSSSSNVMASRDREPRDRKLLIPLADSGDEDALSKPSSSSSSSHHTGRETFSKVVRSWASKKFMTGWWAFLSSGSYFVQIMFICNTIFCLILCV